A single window of Liolophura sinensis isolate JHLJ2023 chromosome 6, CUHK_Ljap_v2, whole genome shotgun sequence DNA harbors:
- the LOC135467117 gene encoding atrial natriuretic peptide receptor 1-like — protein MALIHIAWMAPEKRYSYFNASSSAGALALALEDVIDMDILPGYEFNITWINSDCSSQQSIGKLVDLLNSMEVDFILGPPCTNAMIPVAELAAYRNIPVFSWTSNSKELDDKESFSTLVRTLPPVSSLGSMFTMVFKPFNWTRAVMISTHESQQADVADSIEAVFEYFSKLGLKLVRHYSILQQVETEKNIRSVYTTIRREARIVILVVPINEIRKYMIIADDMDMTDGTYQFLYTQQKIQNEDDLQMLQSEHVWRRWDGKDEQAFRGFHNLLLMVLGGSESNFTVFKEDTYKAISKEPWRTLLPDPCQPDEYSPFLYDAVMLFALVCNRTLQIGRKISGESIKELAYLTYFEGKTGQVILSPAADRQPTFWIFDLNSQGHFNLVISIDNVVKNGTTEMEPNIRGEILWGDGTVYSKDNKHVPSDIPVCGFEDELCHMTSDHIIETVVPGVIGGTFAIFAVLGFVIWRRIKYERELGNMIWKVPYSELRTSNTRQDSSFTRMGSLRSVISMSSHNLSPEKHFSPIVEMSVQSVCGLGSLGAVHQYIPVAYLRGNLVAIKKVHKQKIRVDRQLQMEMKQMLEMKHGNLTTFVGACVESPFICCLWEYCKKGSLQDVIQNEDIKLDLMFKLSIAADICKGLEYIHKSPLVIHGNLKSSNCVIDSRWTCKLTDFGLTTFKKGEEQDPERCGEHARYAAHYWTAPEVLRALYCSKSKIVQRTQEADIYSFAIIAKELICRNDPFAEESHLSPKEIVKKLMQPEFGVPFRPHISDDIELNDNNNGQGNSRVVVEVIRMCWSEEPADRLTMKAVIRKMNKYNPYKKTNVLDNMINLMEKYSNHLEELVNERTGQLEEEKKKTDDLLYRMLPRSVAENLKLGKSVEAELFEAVTIYFSDIVGFTKLAGESTPMQVVDFLNALYTLFDDTISGYDIYKVETIGDAYMIVSGLPVPNGNKHITEIADVSLDILSKVVDFRIPHDKDRRLQIRIGIHSGSVVAGVVGQTMPRYCLFGDTVNTASRMESTGAPMHIHLSPNFHASLSAYGDYRTKQRGQVQIKGKGQMTTYWLLGKKGFKGHLPMSSEPVINSDAKNDPPHVTVTSCDAMDYPLPKLASSAKPKTFDPPTGMPTTKGIGCNSGNPLADLNDPYTSTAEPPPVESTERYFDVKLGSAINTVNPYPQSHDIQMEAEVLDSDHSRKRGIVISSTKL, from the exons ATGGCATTGATACACATTGCCTGGATGGCTCCGGAAAAGCGCTACTCGTACTTCAATGCCTCCAGCAGCGCCGGGGCATTAGCATTAGCATTGGAAGATGTCATTGATATGGACATACTACCAGGATACGAATTCAA CATCACGTGGATAAACTCTGACTGCAGTAGTCAACAGAGTATTGGAAAACTGGTTGATTTATTAAACTCCATGGAGGTAGATTTCATTCTGGGGCCACCATGCACCAATG CAATGATACCAGTAGCTGAACTGGCAGCTTACCGTAACATTCCTGTGTTCAGTTGGACTTCAAACAGCAAAGAACTGGACGATAAGGAGTCCTTCTCTACCCTCGTCAGAACGTTGCCACCAGTCTCATCACTGG GAAGCATGTTTACGATGGTGTTTAAACCGTTCAATTGGACTCGAGCCGTTATGATCTCTACCCATGAATCCCAACAAGCGGACGTAGCCGATTCCATTGAAGCCGTCTTCGAATATTTCTCCAAACTTGGGCTAAAGCTTGTCCGACATTACTCCATTCTTCAGCAAGTGGAGACAGAAAAGAACATACGATCGGTGTATACCACCATAAGACGAGAGGCCAGAA TTGTGATATTGGTAGTTCCAATCAATGAAATCAGAAAATACATGATCATCGCAGACGACATGGACATGACGGACGGGACATACCAATTCCTGTACACTCAGCAGAAGATCCAGAACGAGGACGATCTGCAAATGCTACAGAGTGAGCATGTCTGGAGGAGATGGGACGGCAAGGATGAGCAGGCCTTTCGGGGATTCCACAATCTACTCCTG ATGGTACTTGGGGGAAGCGAAAGTAACTTCACCGTATTTAAAGAAGATACGTACAAGGCAATATCAAAAGAGCCCTGGAGAACGCTACTTCCTGACCCTTGCCAG CCGGACGAGTACTCCCCCTTTCTATATGACGCCGTCATGTTGTTCGCGCTGGTTTGTAATCGAACTCTCCAGATTGGGAGGAAAATATCGGGAGAAAGTATAAAGGAACTGGCCTACCTAACTTATTTTGAAG GAAAAACGGGTCAAGTCATTCTATCTCCTGCCGCTGATCGACAGCCGACATTTTGGATATTTGACCTCAATTCACAAGGCCATTTTAATTTGGTAATCTCAATAGACAACGTTGTGAAGAATGGGACGACAGAAATG GAACCCAATATCCGCGGAGAGATTTTATGGGGTGACGGTACCGTCTATAGCAAGGACAACAAACATGTTCCATCTGATATACCCGTATGTGGTTTTGAGGACGAGTTGTGTCACATGACTA GTGACCACATTATTGAAACGGTCGTTCCGGGGGTCATCGGGGGAACATTCGCCATATTTGCAGTTCTAGGTTTTGTTATTTGGAG GCGGATAAAATACGAAAGAGAACTGGGAAACATGATCTGGAAGGTTCCTTATTCAGAGCTCCGAACGAGTAACACTCGCCAG GACTCCTCGTTTACACGGATGGGATCTCTGCGGAGTGTTATCAGTATGAGTAGTCACAACCTGTCCCCGGAGAAACACTTCAGCCCTATCGTGGAAATGTCCGTGCAGAGTGTTTGTGGGCTAGGCAGCCTGGGTGCGGTACATCAGTACATCCCAGTGGCTTATCTCAGAGGCAACTTAGTAGCCATCaagaaagtacataaacagAAGATCCGGGTGGATAGGCAGCTTCAGATGGAAATGAAACAG ATGCTGGAGATGAAACATGGAAATCTGACCACATTTGTCGGAGCTTGTGTAGAATCACCGTTCATCTGTTGTTTGTGGGAATATTGCAAAAAAGGCAGTTTACAG GATGTCATACAGAATGAGGATATTAAGCTGGATCTGATGTTCAAGTTATCCATAGCTGCTGATATTTGCAAG GGATTAGAATACATCCATAAAAGTCCCCTGGTAATCCATGGAAATTTGAAGAGCTCAAACTGCGTGATTGATAGCAGATGGACATGCAAATTGACTGATTTCGGTCTTACCACCTTCAAAAAGGGCGAGGAGCAGGATCCTGAAAGGTGTGGGGAGCACGCGCGGTACGCGG CTCATTACTGGACAGCACCAGAAGTGTTACGGGCCTTGTACTGCTCGAAGTCTAAGATTGTGCAACGCACTCAAGAAGCGGACATTTACAGCTTTGCCATCATCGCCAAGGAACTCATTTGCAGGAACGACCCGTTTGCAGAAGAATCTCACTTGTCACCTAAAG AAATTGTGAAGAAGCTTATGCAGCCCGAATTTGGAGTCCCGTTTCGACCACATATAAGTGATGACATTGAACttaatgacaacaacaacggtcAGGGAAACTCCCGTGTGGTCGTAGAGGTCATCAGAATGTGCTGGTCAGAAGAACCTGCTGACAGGCTCACCATGAAAGCGGTCATcaggaaaatgaataaatataatccCTACAA AAAGACGAATGTTTTGGATAACATGATTAACTTAATGGAGAAATACTCAAATCATCTTGAAGAGCTGGTGAATGAAAGGACCGGACAGTTggaggaagaaaagaaaaagacagaCGACCTTCTGTACAGGATGCTACCAAG atCGGTTgctgaaaatttaaaactggGGAAATCGGTTGAAGCTGAACTTTTCGAGGCAGTAACAATTTACTTCTCTGACATCGTTGGGTTTACGAAGCTAGCAGGTGAAAGCACGCCGATGCAG GTCGTTGACTTTCTGAATGCTCTGTACACCCTGTTTGACGACACCATCAGTGGATATGATATTTACAAG GTGGAAACAATTGGAGACGCATACATGATTGTTAGTGGACTCCCAGTTCCAAATGGAAATAAACATATTACGGAAATTGCCGATGTGTCTTTGGACATTCTGAGCAAAGTCGTAGATTTCAGAATTCCCCATGACAAAGACCGTAGACTTCAAATACGAATAG GTATTCACTCTGGGTCTGTGGTAGCGGGAGTTGTTGGTCAAACCATGCCGCGGTACTGCCTGTTTGGAGATACTGTGAACACAGCATCGAGAATGGAATCAACGGGCGCCC CCATGCATATCCACTTGAGCCCCAACTTTCACGCATCCCTTTCTGCATATGGAGATTATAGGACAAAACAGCGGGGTCAGGTTCAAATCAAG GGTAAGGGCCAAATGACGACATACTGGTTGTTAGGGAAAAAAGGGTTCAAGGGCCACCTCCCGATGTCATCGGAGCCAGTCATAAACAGTGACGCGAAAAATGATCCGCCTCACGTGACAGTTACCAGTTGTGACGCCATGGACTATCCGTTGCCAAAACTCGCTTCTTCAGCAAAACCAAAGACGTTTGACCCACCCACTGGAATGCCAACCACAAAGGGTATCGGGTGCAATTCAGGAAATCCCTTGGCAGACCTTAATGATCCTTATACGTCAACAGCAGAACCGCCGCCGGTGGAAAGCACAGAACGATATTTCGACGTTAAATTGGGTAGCGCCATAAACACAGTTAACCCATATCCACAGTCTCACGATATTCAAATGGAAGCTGAAGTATTAGACTCAGACCACTCCCGTAAACGTGGTATTGTTATCTCCAGCACAAAGCTTTAG